One genomic segment of Impatiens glandulifera chromosome 6, dImpGla2.1, whole genome shotgun sequence includes these proteins:
- the LOC124941387 gene encoding signal peptide peptidase-like 2 — protein MESTSFVLFLLLLLTTVFYSSPVFAGDIVHQDDVAPKKPGCDNDFVLVKVQTYINGIEDLEFVGVGARFGPILESKEKNANHTKLTMADPPDCCSEFKHRLMGEVILVHRGNCSFTTKANFADAAGASAIIIINNQTELFKMVCEANETDVSISIPTIMLPQDAGAVLEKNVNNSIVSVQLYSPGRPPVDIAEVFLWLMAVGIILCASYWSAWSAREAATEQDKLLKDASEDYLDTENTGFGGSVDISTTSAVLFVVIASCFLILLYEFMSIWFIDILVGLFCIGGIEGLQTCLVALLSSFGQFEHASGSFVKVPFFGAVSHLTLGISPFCIAFAVVWAVFRHHSFAWIGQDILGIALIITVLQIVRVPNLKVGTVLLSCAFIYDIFWVFASKWWFDESVMIVVARGDKSGEDGIPMLLKIPRMFDPWGGYSIIGFGDIILPGLLITFSLRYDWLSKKNLRTGYFIWAIVAYGLGLLVTYIALNMMDGHGQPALLYIVPFTLGTFLTLGRKRGDLKDLWSRGEPERPCPHKIFEESSE, from the exons ATGGAGTCAACTTCCTTCgttctttttcttctccttcttctaaCTACTGTATTCTACTCTTCACCTGTCTTTGCCGGAGATATAGTCCATCAAGACGATGTTGCTCCTAAGAAGCCAGGCTGCGATAACGACTTTGTTCTG GTGAAAGTTCAAACATATATTAATGGCATAGAGGATCTTGAGTTTGTGGGTGTTGGTGCTCGATTTGGCCCAATACTAGAGTCGAAAGAGAAGAATGCTAACCACACTAAACTTACCATGGCAGATCCTCCAGATTGTTGTAGTGAATTCAAACATCGG CTCATGGGAGAGGTGATTTTGGTTCATCGGGGTAACTGTAGTTTCACAACTAAGGCAAATTTTGCAGATGCTGCTGGTGCTTCGGctatcatcatcataaacaatCAAACAG AACTTTTCAAGATGGTATGTGAAGCCAATGAGACTGATGTGAGTATTAGCATACCTACTATCATGCTTCCACAAGATGCTGGTGCTGTTCTGGAAAAGAATGTAAACAACTCCATTG TTTCTGTCCAGCTGTACTCTCCAGGACGGCCTCCAGTTGACATTGCTGAAGTATTTCTTTGGCTTATGGCTGTTGGTATAATATTATGTGCATCTTATTGGTCTGCATGGAGTGCCAGAGAAGCAGCTACTGAGCAAGATAAGCTCCTAAAG GATGCATCTGAAGACTATTTAGACACTGAGAACACTGGTTTTGGTGGATCAGTCGACATCAGCACCACATCAGCTGTTTTGTTTGTTGTGATTGCTTCATGTTTCTTGATTCTGCTGTATGAGTTTATGTCAATTTGGTTCATTGATATTCTGGTGGGTTTGTTTTGCATTGGTGGGATAGAG GGCCTTCAAACTTGTTTAGTAGCTTTGCTGTCAAG TTTCGGACAGTTCGAACATGCTTCTGGATCTTTTGTGAAAGTACCTTTCTTTGGAGCAGTCTCACATTTGACGCTTGGTATATCTCCATTTTGCATAGCTTTTGCTGTGGTCTGGGCTGTTTTTCGCCATCACTCATTTGCGTGGATTGGACAAGATATCctt GGGATTGCTCTGATAATCACAGTTCTCCAGATCGTACGAGTCCCTAATCTAAAG GTCGGAACAGTTCTTCTCAGTTGTGCTTTCATATATGACATATTTTGGGTCTTTGCCTCCAAATGGTGGTTCGATGAGAGCGTGATGATAGTG GTTGCTCGTGGAGATAAGAGTGGAGAAGATGGTATTCCGATGTTGCTCAAAATCCCAAGGATGTTTGATCCTTGGGGTGGCTATAGCATCATTGGATTTGGGGACATTATTTTGCCTGGACTACTAATAACATTCTCACTAAG GTATGATTGGTTATCAAAGAAGAATCTCAGAACCGGATACTTTATCTGGGCAATTGTTGCATATGGATTAg GACTCCTGGTCACATATATAGCTCTCAACATGATGGATGGACACGGTCAACCAGCCCTTCTCTACATTGTGCCCTTCACATTAG GCACTTTCTTAACACTGGGAAGAAAGAGAGGGGATCTCAAGGATCTATGGAGTAGAGGAGAACCAGAAAGGCCTTGCCCACACAAGATATTTGAAGAATCCTCTGAATGA
- the LOC124943791 gene encoding putative recombination initiation defects 3 has product MKMKMNKACDLSSISVLPPRARYLTSERANACFIESDSLAFGKNHASQFRSQSSQQSFSHGISSSQYGISSSQHGIFSQLSQNSLDEIVTNDQQLGSQEKENPVKKISCLPPVSYSREESQLPILRSSTMGKWNNASLSDHRCQVNEEHEHRIGMMEATLNRFGKILDSVQSDVMQVNRGTKEVLMEVESIRQKLITHDTSLQLMNKGLEDIKSNLDAGLKSITIQLGQDTSKEKLQEVSSQLSSLPDKIYSCLQKLKSEISMTLTKEIRVSSVYIMSCQMSSFIHYAALQSKQLINKPKVQHREFKQGPLPKMEMGNWISVKQGHGIVTSRGSQRNQKGIPLTELEKDWRIVIDSEEEIDGGFSCLIEENGPEDLMAEAREETERILRRARQRKRKYCNTIILD; this is encoded by the exons atgaagatgaagatgaataaGGCCTGCGATCTAAGTTCAATTTCCGTTCTACCTCCACGTGCAAGGTATCTTACATCAGAGAGAGCGAATGcatgttt CATTGAAAGTGATTCATTGGCTTTTGGCAAGAATCATGCATCTCAATTTCGTTCGCAGTCCTCGCAACAGTCATTTTCTCATGGAATTTCTTCGTCACAGTATGGCATTTCTTCGTCTCAGCATGGCATATTTTCTCAGCTCTCTCAGAACTCATTGGATGAGATTGTTACAAACGATCAG CAATTAGGTTCTCAAGAAAAGGAGAATCCTGTGAAGAAGATTTCTTGTTTGCCACCAGTCAGCTACTCTAGAGAAGAGAGTCAGTTACCAATATTGAGATCCTCCACCATGGGCAAATGGAATAATGCTTCTCTTTCAGATCATAGAT GTCAGGTAAACGAAGAACATGAACACAGGATAGGTATGATGGAAGCTACACTAAACAGGTTTGGAAAAATATTGGATTCAGTTCAAAGTGATGTTATGCAAGTAAACAGGGGAACAAAGGAAGTGTTGATGGAAG TGGAAAGCATCAGGCAGAAGTTAATCACTCATGATACCTCACTGCAGCTAATG AACAAGGGACTAGAGGATATCAAGAGTAACCTTGATGCTGGTCTGAAATCTATAACTATTCAACTTGGCCAGGACACAAGCAAAGAGAAGTTACAAGAGGTTTCTTCACAGTTATCATCTTTGCCAGACAAGATCTATTCATGCTTACAGAAACTCAAATCTGAAATCTCTATGACCTTAACTAAAGAAATACGAGTAAGTAGTGTATATATAATGAGTTGTCAAATGTCAAGTTTCATTCACTA TGCAGCTCTGCAATCAAAGCAACTTATAAACAA ACCTAAAGTTCAACATAGAGAATTTAAACAAGGGCCTTTGCCCAAGATGGAAATGGGAAACTGGATTTCTGTCAAACAAGGACATGGAATTGTGACATCCAGAGGATCCCAAAGGAATCAAAAAGGCATCCCTCTTACTGAATTG GAAAAAGATTGGAGAATTGTCATTGACTCAGAGGAGGAGATTGATGGAGGATTTTCCTGCTTGATAGAAGAAAATGGACCAG AAGACTTAATGGCTGAAGCAAGAGAGGAGACAGAAAGGATTTTGAGGAGAGCAAGGCAGAGAAAAAGGAAATATTGTAACACCATAATCTTGGATTGA
- the LOC124942017 gene encoding cytochrome c oxidase assembly protein COX11, mitochondrial, protein MSWSKFSQLTHLLNNNNNIRSRIISTPYRSITEAIGHKNYIHSSIKRNVIPSFERSNYVVGMRFHYSTQASREKKSNKMLLYLTGLVFTMVGFTYAAVPLYRRFCQATGYGGTIQRRESVEEKIVRHAQEGTVPKREIVVQFNADVADGMQWKFVPTQREVRVKPGESALAFYTAENKSSTPITGMSTYNVTPMKAAIYFNKIQCFCFEEQRLLPGEQIDMPVFFYIDPEFETDPRMDGINNLILSYTFFKISEE, encoded by the exons aTGTCCTGGTCCAAGTTTTCTCAACTCACTCATCTTCTCAACAATAACAACAACATTCGGAGTAGAATTATTTCTACTCCTTACAG GTCTATAACCGAAGCTATTGGACATAAGAATTACATTCACAGTTCGATTAAACGAAATGTGATTCCGAGTTTTGAGAGGTCTAATTATGTGGTAGGGATGAGGTTTCATTACTCAACCCAAGCTTCTAGAGAAAAGAAATCGAATAAGATGCTTCTTTATCTGACTGGCCTTGTTTTTACAATGGTTGGTTTTACTTATGCTGCAGTTCCTCTCTATAGGAGGTTTTGTCAAGCTACAGGTTATGGAGGTACCATTCAACGACGAGAG AGTGTTGAAGAAAAGATTGTTCGTCATGCTCAAGAAGGAACCGTACCTAAAAG AGAGATTGTGGTGCAATTTAATGCCGATGTTGCTGATGGAATGCAATGGAAGTTTGTCCCCACACAAAGAGAg GTAAGGGTAAAGCCCGGTGAAAGTGCCCTTGCATTTTACACGGCTGAAAACAAAAGTTCAACTCCTATAACGGGCATGTCTACTTACAATGTTACTCCTATGAAG GCTGccatatattttaataagataCAGTGTTTTTGCTTCGAGGAACAGCGGCTTCTTCCTGGAGAACAAATTGACATGCCA GTGTTCTTTTATATAGATCCAGAATTTGAAACAGATCCCAGAATGGATGGCATCAATAACTTGATATTGTCATATACATTTTTCAAGATTTCCGAAGAATAA